Proteins encoded together in one Triticum dicoccoides isolate Atlit2015 ecotype Zavitan chromosome 7B, WEW_v2.0, whole genome shotgun sequence window:
- the LOC119336360 gene encoding alpha-glucosidase-like isoform X3: protein MATRSLLLLCLCLCLFASRLCSSQEEEQLAAGGYRVARVAVDEGGRRLRAEAAAATGGVSSTGDVQRLAVYARLETDSRLRVRITDADHPRWEVPQDILPRPAPEDVLHDAPPASSTPLQGSRVLSATGSDLVLTVHASPFRFTVSRRSTGDVLFDTAPGLVFRDKYLEVTSALPAGRASLYGLGEQTKRSFRLRHNDTFTLWNADIGAAYVDVNLYGSHPFYMDVRPPGTAHGVLLLSSNGMDVLYGGSYLTYKVIGGVLDFYFFAGPSPLAVVDQYTQLIGRPAPMPYWSFGFHQCRYGYLNVSDLERVVAGYAKARIPLEVMWTDIDYMDGFKDFTLDRVNFTAAELRPFVDRLHRNAQKYVLILDPGIRIDATYGTFVRGMQQDIFLKRNGTNFLGNVWPGDVYFPDFMHPRSAEFWAREISLFRRTIPVDGLWIDMNEISNFYNPEPMNALDDPPYRINNHGDHRPINNKTVPASAVHYGGVTEYDAHNLFGLLEARATHRALLRDTGRRPFVLSRSTFVGSGRYTAHWTGDNAATWGDLRYSINTMLSFGLFGMPMIGADICGFNNNTTEELCRRWIQLGAFYPFSRDHSAIFTVRRELYLWPSVAASARKALGLRYQLLPYFYTLMYEAHTTGAPIARPLFFSYPQDVATYSVDRQFLLGRGVLVSPVLEPGATTVNAYFPAGRWFSLYDYSLTVATKTGQHVTLPAPADTVNVHVAGGTILPLQQSALTTSRARRTAFHLLVALAEDGTASGDLFLDDGESPEMGGRSDWSLVKFSCATGSDGAIKVRSEVVHNSYAQSRTLVISKVVLMGHRSPAAPKKLTVHVNGAEVDASSPAGTRYQNAGGLGGVAHIGGLSQVVGEEFELKVAMSY from the exons CCTCGAGACGGACAGCCGGCTGCGCGTGCGCATCACCGACGCGGACCACCCGCGATGGGAGGTGCCGCAGGACATCCTCCCGCGCCCGGCGCCGGAGGACGTCCTCCACGacgcgccgcccgcctcctcgaCGCCGCTCCAGGGCAGCCGCGTCCTGTCCGCCACGGGGTCCGACCTCGTCCTCACCGTCCACGCCTCCCCGTTCCGCTTCACCGTGTCCCGCCGCTCCACCGGCGACGTCCTCTTCGACACCGCCCCCGGCCTCGTCTTCCGGGACAAGTACCTGGAGGTGACGTCGGCGCTGCCGGCCGGCCGGGCGTCGCTGTACGGGCTGGGCGAGCAGACGAAGCGCTCGTTCCGGCTGCGGCACAACGACACCTTCACGCTCTGGAACGCGGACATCGGCGCGGCCTACGTGGACGTCAACCTCTACGGCTCGCACCCCTTCTACATGGACGTGCGGCCGCCGGGGACCGCGCACGGCGTGCTCCTGCTCAGCAGCAACGGCATGGACGTGCTCTACGGCGGGTCCTACCTCACCTACAAGGTCATTGGCGGCGTCCTCGACTTCTACTTCTTCGCCGGCCCCTCGCCGCTCGCCGTCGTCGACCAGTACACCCAGCTCATCGGCCGCCCTGCCCCCATGCCGTACTGGTCCTTCG GGTTCCACCAGTGCCGGTACGGGTACCTGAACGTGTCTGACCTGGAGCGCGTGGTGGCCGGCTACGCCAAGGCCAGGATCCCGCTGGAGGTGATGTGGACGGACATCGACTACATGGACGGGTTCAAGGacttcaccctggaccgcgtcaactTCACCGCCGCCGAGCTCCGGCCGTTCGTCGACCGGCTTCACCGGAACGCCCAGAAATACGTCCTCATCCTAGACCCAG GGATCCGCATCGACGCGACGTACGGGACGTTCGTCCGCGGGATGCAGCAGGACATCTTCCTGAAGCGGAACGGCACCAACTTCCTCGGCAACGTGTGGCCGGGCGACGTCTACTTCCCGGACTTCATGCACCCGCGCTCCGCCGAGTTCTGGGCGCGGGAGATCTCCCTCTTCCGCCGGACCATCCCCGTCGACGGGCTGTGGATCGACATGAACGAGATCTCCAACTTCTACAACCCGGAGCCGATGAACGCGCTCGACGACCCGCCCTACCGGATCAACAACCACGGCGACCACCGCCCCATCAACAACAAGACGGTGCCGGCCTCCGCCGTGCACTACGGCGGCGTCACCGAGTACGACGCGCACAACCTCTTCGGCCTCCTCGAGGCCCGCGCCACGCACCGCGCGCTGCTGAGGGACACCGGCCGCCGCCCCTTCGTGCTCAGCAGGTCCACCTTCGTCGGCTCCGGCCGGTACACGGCGCACTGGACTGGCGACAACGCCGCGACGTGGGGCGACCTCCGCTACTCCATCAACACCATGCTCAGCTTCGGCCTGTTCGGCATGCCCATGATCGGCGCCGACATCTGCGGCTTCAACAACAACACGACAGAGGAGCTCTGCCGTCGGTGGATCCAGCTCGGCGCCTTCTACCCGTTCTCGAGGGACCACTCGGCGATCTTCACCGTCCGGCGAGAGCTGTACCTGTGGCCGTCGGTGGCGGCGTCGGCGAGGAAGGCGCTCGGGCTCCGGTACCAGCTGCTGCCTTACTTCTACACGCTCATGTACGAGGCGCACACGACGGGGGCGCCCATCGCGCGGCCGCTCTTCTTCTCCTACCCGCAAGACGTCGCCACGTACAGCGTGGACAGGCAGTTCCTGCTCGGCCGCGGCGTGCTCGTCTCGCCGGTGCTCGAGCCGGGCGCCACCACCGTCAACGCCTACTTCCCCGCCGGCCGGTGGTTCAGCCTCTACGACTACTCCCTCACCGTCGCAACGAAGACCGGTCAGCACGTCACGCTCCCGGCGCCGGCCGACACGGTGAACGTGCACGTGGCCGGCGGCACCATCCTGCCGCTGCAGCAGAGCGCGCTGACGACGTCGCGCGCGCGCCGGACCGCGTTCCACCTCCTGGTCGCGCTCGCGGAGGACGGCACGGCCAGCGGGGACCTTTTCCTGGACGACGGCGAGTCGCCGGAGATGGGCGGTAGAAGCGATTGGAGCCTGGTAAAGTTCAGCTGCGCGACGGGGAGCGACGGGGCCATCAAAGTGAGGTCGGAGGTGGTGCACAACTCGTACGCACAGAGCAGGACGCTGGTgatcagcaaggtggtgctcatggGCCACCGGTCGCCCGCGGCGCCGAAGAAGCTCACCGTCCACGTCAACGGCGCGGAGGTGGATGCGAGCTCGCCAGCCGGCACACGGTACCAGAACGCAGGAGGACTCGGCGGCGTCGCCCACATCGGCGGGCTGTCACaggtcgtcggggaggagttcgagctgaaggtcgccatgtcctaTTAA